In Primulina eburnea isolate SZY01 chromosome 5, ASM2296580v1, whole genome shotgun sequence, a single window of DNA contains:
- the LOC140832910 gene encoding uncharacterized protein isoform X1, with the protein MRFVARADMSLSVIPLHLGRSKPSCGEVVDAVSCGSLNLREPNGASTGHPEINKDISGFVKRFKQRRSRTNNHASDSLSDIDDAEVSRYLNTKEEMLYKRMLWEAINGKYVNKQEKAAERKKGAPLKKAAKTMEKVKSTRRSSRINYEALKILNEELEHGSKASQSHIITADSCALRNDHTPSLEMNGSNESNDSGFQPEMSYDEENETSALHSGDFYGQYGDEHDIGDFYN; encoded by the exons ATGAGATTTGTGGCCAGAGCTGATATGTCCTTAAGTGTTATTCCCTTGCAT ttaGGAAGAAGTAAACCTTCATGTGGAGAAGTTGTGGATGCTGTTTCATGTGGATCCCTCAATCTGAGGGAACCTAATG GTGCTTCAACTGGACATCCTGAAATCAATAAAGACATTTCTGGGTTTGTAAAAAGGTTCAAGCAGAGGAGAAGTCGAACCAATAACCATGCGTCAGACAGCCTTTCTGATATTGATGATGCTGAG GTTAGTAGATATCTCAACACCAAGGAGGAGATGCTTTATAAAAGGATGTTATGGGAAGCTATCAATGGAAAATATGTAAAT AAACAGGAGAAGgcagctgaaagaaagaaaggtGCCCCCCTCAAGAAAGCTGCTAAAACCATGGAGAAAGTGAAGTCAACA AGGCGAAGTTCCAGAATTAACTATGAAGCTTTGAAAATTCTAAATGAAGAATTG GAACACGGTTCCAAGGCATCTCAATCTCATATCATCACTGCAGATTCTTGTGCTCTTAGAAATGACCACACGCCAAGCCTTGAAATGAATGGATCTAATGAAAGTAATGACAGTGGTTTCCAGCCAGAGATGAGTTACGACGAAGAGAATGAAACATCTGCCCTTCATAGTGGTGATTTCTATGGTCAATATGGAGATGAACATGACATTGGCGATTTTTATAATTGA
- the LOC140832910 gene encoding uncharacterized protein isoform X2, which yields MRFVARADMSLSVIPLHLGRSKPSCGEVVDAVSCGSLNLREPNGASTGHPEINKDISGFVKRFKQRRSRTNNHASDSLSDIDDAEVSRYLNTKEEMLYKRMLWEAINGKYVNEKAAERKKGAPLKKAAKTMEKVKSTRRSSRINYEALKILNEELEHGSKASQSHIITADSCALRNDHTPSLEMNGSNESNDSGFQPEMSYDEENETSALHSGDFYGQYGDEHDIGDFYN from the exons ATGAGATTTGTGGCCAGAGCTGATATGTCCTTAAGTGTTATTCCCTTGCAT ttaGGAAGAAGTAAACCTTCATGTGGAGAAGTTGTGGATGCTGTTTCATGTGGATCCCTCAATCTGAGGGAACCTAATG GTGCTTCAACTGGACATCCTGAAATCAATAAAGACATTTCTGGGTTTGTAAAAAGGTTCAAGCAGAGGAGAAGTCGAACCAATAACCATGCGTCAGACAGCCTTTCTGATATTGATGATGCTGAG GTTAGTAGATATCTCAACACCAAGGAGGAGATGCTTTATAAAAGGATGTTATGGGAAGCTATCAATGGAAAATATGTAAAT GAGAAGgcagctgaaagaaagaaaggtGCCCCCCTCAAGAAAGCTGCTAAAACCATGGAGAAAGTGAAGTCAACA AGGCGAAGTTCCAGAATTAACTATGAAGCTTTGAAAATTCTAAATGAAGAATTG GAACACGGTTCCAAGGCATCTCAATCTCATATCATCACTGCAGATTCTTGTGCTCTTAGAAATGACCACACGCCAAGCCTTGAAATGAATGGATCTAATGAAAGTAATGACAGTGGTTTCCAGCCAGAGATGAGTTACGACGAAGAGAATGAAACATCTGCCCTTCATAGTGGTGATTTCTATGGTCAATATGGAGATGAACATGACATTGGCGATTTTTATAATTGA
- the LOC140832910 gene encoding uncharacterized protein isoform X4, translating into MRFVARADMSLSVIPLHLGRSKPSCGEVVDAVSCGSLNLREPNGASTGHPEINKDISGFVKRFKQRRSRTNNHASDSLSDIDDAEVSRYLNTKEEMLYKRMLWEAINGKYVNKQEKAAERKKGAPLKKAAKTMEKVKSTRRSSRINYEALKILNEELILVLLEMTTRQALK; encoded by the exons ATGAGATTTGTGGCCAGAGCTGATATGTCCTTAAGTGTTATTCCCTTGCAT ttaGGAAGAAGTAAACCTTCATGTGGAGAAGTTGTGGATGCTGTTTCATGTGGATCCCTCAATCTGAGGGAACCTAATG GTGCTTCAACTGGACATCCTGAAATCAATAAAGACATTTCTGGGTTTGTAAAAAGGTTCAAGCAGAGGAGAAGTCGAACCAATAACCATGCGTCAGACAGCCTTTCTGATATTGATGATGCTGAG GTTAGTAGATATCTCAACACCAAGGAGGAGATGCTTTATAAAAGGATGTTATGGGAAGCTATCAATGGAAAATATGTAAAT AAACAGGAGAAGgcagctgaaagaaagaaaggtGCCCCCCTCAAGAAAGCTGCTAAAACCATGGAGAAAGTGAAGTCAACA AGGCGAAGTTCCAGAATTAACTATGAAGCTTTGAAAATTCTAAATGAAGAATTG ATTCTTGTGCTCTTAGAAATGACCACACGCCAAGCCTTGAAATGA
- the LOC140832910 gene encoding uncharacterized protein isoform X5, whose product MRFVARADMSLSVIPLHLGRSKPSCGEVVDAVSCGSLNLREPNGASTGHPEINKDISGFVKRFKQRRSRTNNHASDSLSDIDDAEVSRYLNTKEEMLYKRMLWEAINGKYVNEKAAERKKGAPLKKAAKTMEKVKSTRRSSRINYEALKILNEELILVLLEMTTRQALK is encoded by the exons ATGAGATTTGTGGCCAGAGCTGATATGTCCTTAAGTGTTATTCCCTTGCAT ttaGGAAGAAGTAAACCTTCATGTGGAGAAGTTGTGGATGCTGTTTCATGTGGATCCCTCAATCTGAGGGAACCTAATG GTGCTTCAACTGGACATCCTGAAATCAATAAAGACATTTCTGGGTTTGTAAAAAGGTTCAAGCAGAGGAGAAGTCGAACCAATAACCATGCGTCAGACAGCCTTTCTGATATTGATGATGCTGAG GTTAGTAGATATCTCAACACCAAGGAGGAGATGCTTTATAAAAGGATGTTATGGGAAGCTATCAATGGAAAATATGTAAAT GAGAAGgcagctgaaagaaagaaaggtGCCCCCCTCAAGAAAGCTGCTAAAACCATGGAGAAAGTGAAGTCAACA AGGCGAAGTTCCAGAATTAACTATGAAGCTTTGAAAATTCTAAATGAAGAATTG ATTCTTGTGCTCTTAGAAATGACCACACGCCAAGCCTTGAAATGA
- the LOC140832910 gene encoding uncharacterized protein isoform X3, with protein MVNVAAFSTMMCSCASTGHPEINKDISGFVKRFKQRRSRTNNHASDSLSDIDDAEVSRYLNTKEEMLYKRMLWEAINGKYVNKQEKAAERKKGAPLKKAAKTMEKVKSTRRSSRINYEALKILNEELEHGSKASQSHIITADSCALRNDHTPSLEMNGSNESNDSGFQPEMSYDEENETSALHSGDFYGQYGDEHDIGDFYN; from the exons ATGGTAAATGTAGCTGCTTTTTCAACAATGATGTGCTCAT GTGCTTCAACTGGACATCCTGAAATCAATAAAGACATTTCTGGGTTTGTAAAAAGGTTCAAGCAGAGGAGAAGTCGAACCAATAACCATGCGTCAGACAGCCTTTCTGATATTGATGATGCTGAG GTTAGTAGATATCTCAACACCAAGGAGGAGATGCTTTATAAAAGGATGTTATGGGAAGCTATCAATGGAAAATATGTAAAT AAACAGGAGAAGgcagctgaaagaaagaaaggtGCCCCCCTCAAGAAAGCTGCTAAAACCATGGAGAAAGTGAAGTCAACA AGGCGAAGTTCCAGAATTAACTATGAAGCTTTGAAAATTCTAAATGAAGAATTG GAACACGGTTCCAAGGCATCTCAATCTCATATCATCACTGCAGATTCTTGTGCTCTTAGAAATGACCACACGCCAAGCCTTGAAATGAATGGATCTAATGAAAGTAATGACAGTGGTTTCCAGCCAGAGATGAGTTACGACGAAGAGAATGAAACATCTGCCCTTCATAGTGGTGATTTCTATGGTCAATATGGAGATGAACATGACATTGGCGATTTTTATAATTGA